The Vibrio sp. B1FLJ16 DNA segment TTGGTTATGCGGAAGCTGCGGTTTTTAGCCGCCACTTCCGAAAATGGACAGGCAAATCACCAAGTCAGTGGCGTAAAGATCAAACCGAAACAAACACTAATTAACTCGCTCGTTACGTCCCGCTCTAAGTTTTTGCAACCAAGAAACCGACATCACTCCATCGCACGTCATTAAGAGCAGCTTGTGATCGTGATCCTCTTTCTTTTTTCGTTCTCTTGATGATTAAGAGTCTTTATTGCATTATGTAACCGGTTCCAAAACATTAAATAGGCTATATTTGAGATAGGTAGACCCGTATTTCAGACGGCTAAGGGTAAGTAGAAATGAGTCATATTTTTCCAGAAAACTTTTTATGGGGCGGCGCAGTAGCCGCACACCAAGTTGAAGGCGGCTGGGACCGAGACGGTAAAGGTCCAAGCATTGTTGACGTGCTGTCCGGTGGAAATGTCAGTACACAGCGCAAAATTACCGATGGCGTACTAGAGGGGTACCACTACCCTAATCATGAAGCGACGGCATTCTACGATCACTATAAAGGTGATGTTGCTCTGCTGGCAGAAATGGGCTTTAAATGTTTCCGTACTTCGATCTACTGGCCACGTATTTTCCCAAAAGGTGACGAGTTAGCACCAAATGAAGCAGGCTTACAGTACTACGACGATCTGTTTGATGAGCTGCTGAAACACGGTATCGAGCCAGTAATTACCTTATCTCACTTTGAAATGCCGCTGCATTTGTCAAAAGAGTACGGTGGTTTTAAACACCGTCGAGTTGTGGATTTCTTTGTTCACTATGCAGAAACCGTTATGCGTCGTTACAAGAGCAAAGTGAAATACTGGATGACGTTTAATGAAATCAACAACCAGCGTGATCTGCACCTGCCGATCTGGGGCTACTCTAACTCTGGCGTCGATTACACCGCTGAGGAGAACCCGGAAGAGTGTATGTACCAGGTTGTACACCATGAAATGGTTGCCAGCGCGAAAGTGGTCAAACTGGGTCATGAGATCAATCCTGATTTCCAAATCGGCTGTATGGTTGCCTGGGTACCGATTTATCCGTACTCCTGCGCACCAGACGATGTAATGCTGGCTCAGGAAGCTATGCGCAACCGCTTCTTCTTCAGCGACGTACACATGCGCGGTGAATATCCTGCTTATACACTTAAAGAGTGGGAACGCAAAGGCTACAACATTAAGATGGAGCCGGGCGATCTGGAGATCTTAAAAGAAGGCGTCTGCGATTATGTGGGCCTAAGCTACTACATGTCTGTAGCAGTAAAAGCTGATGCCGAAGAAACAACAGAAGGTTCAATGAGCGGCTTTACCGGCGCGGTTAAAAACCCTCATGTTCAGGCTTCCGAATGGGGCTGGCAAATCGACCCTGTTGGTCTGCGTTACTCTTTGTGTGAGCTTTATGAACGCTACAACAAACCACTATTCATCGTAGAGAATGGTTTTGGCGCGATAGACAAAGTGGAAGAAAATGGCGAGATCAACGACGACTACCGTATCAACTACCTGAAAGCACATATTGAAGAAATGCAAAAAGCGGTGAATTACGATGGCGTAGACTTGATGGGTTATACCCCTTGGGGATGTATTGACTGTGTCTCTTACACGACCGGGGAGTATCGTAAACGTTATGGCTTCATTTATGTTGATCGTCACGACGATGGTACAGGGACGATGAATCGCAGCCGCAAGAAGAGCTTCTACTGGTACAAAGACGTGATCAGCAGCAATGGTAAAAATCTGTAACTCTCTGACTCTTTGAATAAACTGTCGGTAAAAAGCATTCAAATAATACACCCTGCGTCTCAGACTCAGGGTGTATTTGGTTCTGAGAAGATCAATAACAACCGATAGTCCACAATTAGTGTAAACTGTGCGCCGTATGATTGAGGAAGAAAAAATGGCGACAATCAAAGACGTATGTAAAGCAGCAGGCGTGTCGAAAGCGACCGTTTCCAGAGTTTTAAATGGCAGCGAATCTGTTAAAGAACAAACTCGCCAGACAGTACTGGCGACAATGAAATCCCTTGGCTATCAGCCAAATGCCTTTGCCCGTGCTCTGGCGACGAACAGCTACAATACGTTCGGTTTAATTCTTCCTCATTTTGAAAGTCACTACTTTGGTTCGATGCTGACCGAAGCCGCACTCGACATGCAAAAAGCAGATAAAAAGTTATTTGTCATGAACAGTAGCGACAGTGCTAAGGGGGAAGAAGACGCAGTGCGCTCACTTAACGCACACAACTGTGATGCGATCATGATTTACAGCCGTCACCTGTCTGAGCAGCAACTTTCCAGCCTGCAACAAGAGATCAAAACTCAGCTTATCGTCATCAACCGCTCTTTGGATGACGAGCGATTGTTTAGCTTTGGTTTTGACCAAGAACAAGTGGCACGTGTCGCAACCAACCACCTTTTAAGTTCTGGCCATAAGAAAATCGCCTGTATTACCACACCCATGCCGAGCAGCACAGGTCATAAACGTCTCGCGGGCTATAAAGAAACCCTCGAAGAGCACGGAATAAAAGTTGAAGAATCACTCATTTTCCATGGCGAGAGCAGCCTCAAAAGTGGCTATGATGCGACGATCAAACTGATCGACAGCGGTGTGCCTTTTACCGCCATTTTTTCCTGCGCAGATTCTATGGCTATTGGCGCAATTCGTGCGTTGCATGACCGCGGAATAAAAGTGCCGGAAGAAGTCTCTGTTATCGGTATTGATGGCGATCCTGCCGGCGATTATATGGTTCCGCGCTTATCAAGCGTCGCGTTGCCGATATTAGAACTGACCCGTGATGCGGTCACCACAGCGCTTACCTACAACAAACGAGAAAGCGACAAAAAGCACTTTCAATATCAGGGGTCACTACAGGTAAAAGAATCTACCCGGGAAGCGAACTGATCGACAACACTAGCCAACCTCCTATGCCCCCGCATTTTCTTAACAGCGCGGGTTATCTGACCGCCGATTTCCCTTCTGAATCCACTCTAATACTGCGGCTGATACCATGATTCTCTGACTTCTGACCAGAGATGCATAGTTCGCAGTCTGATCGCTAAAAAGCTCATTAATACAATACTTTGCTGATTAAACTTTCCCTACCTCACTTAACGTTCTACACAATGAATTGCATTTTTTTCATCAAAGAATGCAGCATTGAGTCCAAAACTAAACCACACTAGTCTTTATTGATAAGTACTAAAACAACGAGGAGCTCATATATGTGCCGATATTTTTAACCACCTATTTCTAGTGGAGGTTAAAAGTAACAGCAGGTCTAGATGACCTTATAAGATTTCAACAAGGAGAGTGTATGCGAGGCATTACGATGCATTTTACGTTAGAGGAATTCCAAGAGCGTTTATCCAAAGTTCGACAATCGATGCTCGAGCGTGAGTTAGATCTACTCATCATCCATGATCCATCCAATATGTCATGGCTGACCGGATACGATGGATGGTCTTTCTACGTACCGCAATGTGTAGTCGTAGGATCGGAAGGTGAACCCATCTGGTTTGGGCGTCTACTGGACGCGAACGGAGCCTACAGAACCGCATATATGTCCGCCGACAACATCACATCCTATCCTGATCATTATGTTATGAATCCCCCTCTTCACCCGATGGATTATCTGGCTGAAGCCGTACTTGCTCCCCGCTGCTGGGATCGCGGACGCATCGGCGTTGAAAAAGACAACTACTATTTTAGTGCTACCGCTTACGAGTCACTTACAACTCACTTACCCAACGCGCAACTTATCGATGCGACGGGCTTAGTGAACTGGTGTCGCGCGGTCAAGTCCGATCAAGAGTTGTCTTATATGTATCGGGCTGCGCGTATTGTAGAAAACATGCATCGTGTCGCGTTCGACATGATCGAGCCCGGCTTGCCGAAACATCACTTGGTCGCAGAAATTAATCGCCAGGCTGTACTCGGCCATGAAGAACACTTTGGCGATTATACGGCTATCGTGCCAATGTTACCTTCTGGTGCAGATGCTTCCGCGCCACACTTAACCTGGGATGACAAACCATTCAAAAAAGGAGAAGGCACTTTCTTTGAAATCGCAGGGGCGCACCGTCGCTACCACTGCCCGCTATCACGCACCATATTCCTTGGCGAACCCGATGATAAATTCAAGCGAGCTGATGAAGTACTCACGCGCGGTCTTGAGGCAGGTTTAGAAGTCGCCAAGCCCGGTAACACCTGTGCCGACATCGCCAACGCCTTGAACAAAGTGCTGGATAAAGCAGGCTTTTCCCGTGAGGGTG contains these protein-coding regions:
- a CDS encoding LacI family DNA-binding transcriptional regulator; this translates as MATIKDVCKAAGVSKATVSRVLNGSESVKEQTRQTVLATMKSLGYQPNAFARALATNSYNTFGLILPHFESHYFGSMLTEAALDMQKADKKLFVMNSSDSAKGEEDAVRSLNAHNCDAIMIYSRHLSEQQLSSLQQEIKTQLIVINRSLDDERLFSFGFDQEQVARVATNHLLSSGHKKIACITTPMPSSTGHKRLAGYKETLEEHGIKVEESLIFHGESSLKSGYDATIKLIDSGVPFTAIFSCADSMAIGAIRALHDRGIKVPEEVSVIGIDGDPAGDYMVPRLSSVALPILELTRDAVTTALTYNKRESDKKHFQYQGSLQVKESTREAN
- the doeA gene encoding ectoine hydrolase DoeA (DoeA (degradation of ectoine A) is also called EutD (ectoine utilization D).) produces the protein MRGITMHFTLEEFQERLSKVRQSMLERELDLLIIHDPSNMSWLTGYDGWSFYVPQCVVVGSEGEPIWFGRLLDANGAYRTAYMSADNITSYPDHYVMNPPLHPMDYLAEAVLAPRCWDRGRIGVEKDNYYFSATAYESLTTHLPNAQLIDATGLVNWCRAVKSDQELSYMYRAARIVENMHRVAFDMIEPGLPKHHLVAEINRQAVLGHEEHFGDYTAIVPMLPSGADASAPHLTWDDKPFKKGEGTFFEIAGAHRRYHCPLSRTIFLGEPDDKFKRADEVLTRGLEAGLEVAKPGNTCADIANALNKVLDKAGFSREGARCGYPIGLSYPPDWGERTMSLRDTDQTVLEEGMTFHFMPGLWFKDWGLETTESIVITRLGAQTLCDFPRHLFIKH
- a CDS encoding 6-phospho-beta-glucosidase; amino-acid sequence: MSHIFPENFLWGGAVAAHQVEGGWDRDGKGPSIVDVLSGGNVSTQRKITDGVLEGYHYPNHEATAFYDHYKGDVALLAEMGFKCFRTSIYWPRIFPKGDELAPNEAGLQYYDDLFDELLKHGIEPVITLSHFEMPLHLSKEYGGFKHRRVVDFFVHYAETVMRRYKSKVKYWMTFNEINNQRDLHLPIWGYSNSGVDYTAEENPEECMYQVVHHEMVASAKVVKLGHEINPDFQIGCMVAWVPIYPYSCAPDDVMLAQEAMRNRFFFSDVHMRGEYPAYTLKEWERKGYNIKMEPGDLEILKEGVCDYVGLSYYMSVAVKADAEETTEGSMSGFTGAVKNPHVQASEWGWQIDPVGLRYSLCELYERYNKPLFIVENGFGAIDKVEENGEINDDYRINYLKAHIEEMQKAVNYDGVDLMGYTPWGCIDCVSYTTGEYRKRYGFIYVDRHDDGTGTMNRSRKKSFYWYKDVISSNGKNL